In Persephonella sp., a single genomic region encodes these proteins:
- a CDS encoding 7-carboxy-7-deazaguanine synthase QueE, with the protein MTKLKVVEIFRTVEGEGKWVGLPVSFIRLEGCNLRCPWCDTPYSYDGKSFQEIEIDSLVSEVEKIGLKRVCITGGEPFLTPQLPDLVKRFLEKDFTVLVETNGTLWIEDIKSIKNDRLFITCSPKPPSYFIHPELIPFITELKFVVDESLHISHIINKKTEKILKNDFVVLQPESNRPEMVKKALHLQDQILKAGYESRIIPQCHKILGLP; encoded by the coding sequence ATGACTAAACTCAAAGTTGTTGAGATATTCAGAACCGTAGAAGGGGAAGGTAAATGGGTCGGTCTTCCTGTTTCCTTCATCAGACTTGAAGGGTGCAACCTTAGATGTCCCTGGTGTGATACTCCTTACTCTTATGACGGAAAATCTTTTCAGGAAATAGAGATTGATAGTCTTGTTTCTGAAGTTGAAAAGATAGGTTTAAAAAGGGTGTGCATAACAGGGGGAGAACCTTTTTTAACCCCTCAACTTCCTGATCTTGTCAAAAGATTTCTTGAAAAAGACTTTACTGTTCTGGTAGAAACCAACGGAACTTTATGGATAGAGGATATAAAAAGTATAAAAAATGATAGGCTTTTTATAACCTGTTCCCCAAAGCCACCGTCTTACTTTATTCACCCTGAGCTTATTCCGTTTATAACAGAGTTAAAATTTGTTGTTGATGAAAGTCTGCATATCAGTCATATAATAAATAAGAAAACAGAAAAGATACTGAAAAATGATTTTGTTGTTCTTCAGCCTGAAAGCAACAGACCTGAAATGGTGAAAAAAGCCCTTCATCTTCAGGATCAAATACTAAAAGCAGGTTATGAAAGCAGAATAATACCCCAGTGTCACAAAATCTTAGGACTACCGTGA
- the prmC gene encoding peptide chain release factor N(5)-glutamine methyltransferase, with translation MKIKKAIELGVKRLKEAKIKTPVTDTHLILSKVLGIPRWKLIVEKESEIPEEKRKEFFSLIEKRAEGYPLGYILGEKEFFNVKLKIEEGILIPRPETELLVEEVLKRLPEDQKKTGLEIGIGSGAISIALLKNRPFLLIYGVDISDKALKLSYINAKINNVLNRFIIIESDLFENVPQIKFDFIVSNPPYVSQEEYRHLEKEVKKEPYEALVAGKEGTEFYEKIVKEGKKYLKKDGFFAFEIGYKQGKAVKKILEAEGFKAKIIKDLQGLDRIVIGEKDVRD, from the coding sequence GTGAAGATAAAGAAAGCTATTGAGCTTGGGGTAAAAAGATTAAAAGAAGCAAAAATCAAAACACCTGTCACAGATACACATCTTATACTCTCAAAAGTTCTTGGAATTCCAAGATGGAAATTAATTGTTGAAAAGGAAAGTGAAATTCCTGAAGAAAAAAGGAAAGAGTTTTTCTCACTTATAGAAAAGAGGGCTGAAGGGTATCCCTTAGGATACATTTTAGGAGAAAAAGAGTTTTTTAATGTTAAACTTAAGATTGAGGAAGGAATTCTCATACCAAGACCTGAAACAGAGCTTCTTGTTGAGGAGGTTTTAAAAAGGCTACCTGAAGATCAGAAAAAAACAGGTCTTGAGATCGGCATAGGATCAGGGGCTATTTCTATTGCCCTTTTAAAAAACAGACCCTTTCTTCTCATATACGGGGTGGATATATCTGATAAAGCATTAAAACTTTCTTACATAAATGCAAAGATAAATAATGTCCTTAATAGGTTTATAATAATAGAAAGTGATCTATTTGAAAATGTTCCACAGATAAAATTTGACTTTATAGTTTCAAATCCTCCATACGTATCACAGGAGGAATACAGGCATCTTGAAAAAGAGGTTAAAAAAGAGCCTTACGAAGCACTGGTGGCAGGTAAAGAGGGAACAGAGTTTTACGAAAAGATTGTAAAGGAAGGGAAGAAATATCTGAAAAAAGACGGCTTTTTTGCATTTGAGATAGGTTATAAGCAAGGAAAAGCTGTTAAAAAAATATTAGAGGCTGAAGGGTTTAAAGCAAAAATAATAAAAGACCTGCAGGGTCTTGACAGGATAGTAATAGGAGAAAAAGATGTTAGAGATTAG
- the murA gene encoding UDP-N-acetylglucosamine 1-carboxyvinyltransferase — translation MLEIREGVVEYLEIDGQKELKGIVKISGAKNAALPDMAAAVLTDEPVVLENLPYLLDVSTMRLLLEHIGFDVQELSEGVFSLRIEDISSLEAPYELVSKMRASILVLGPMLARFGYAKVALPGGCSIGTRPVDLHLKALKQMGADITVEHGFIYAKAPYGLKGAHIKFSKKTVTGTENIMMAAALADGETVIENAAMEPEVVDLANMLKKMGANIKGEGTERIIIKGVKNLHGVNHKIIPDRIEAGTFAVLSALFGGDIVIENYPAHYLDYVHKIFNKIGIDVVPISESQVAVRRSQKLKPVHIQTKEYPYFPTDLQAQFMTMLSVIEGRSRITENIFENRFMHVPELKRLGADITVRGRDAFIKGVKKLTGAQVKATDLRASAAMVIAGLIAEGKTRIYNIYHLDRGYENIDAKLRLLGASVKRGFEDISG, via the coding sequence ATGTTAGAGATTAGGGAAGGGGTTGTAGAATACCTTGAGATAGATGGACAGAAGGAGCTAAAAGGGATAGTAAAAATATCAGGGGCAAAAAATGCAGCTCTACCGGATATGGCTGCAGCTGTTTTAACAGATGAGCCTGTTGTTCTGGAAAATCTGCCTTATCTTCTTGATGTATCAACAATGAGATTACTCCTTGAACATATAGGTTTTGATGTTCAGGAGTTATCAGAGGGGGTTTTTTCTCTGAGGATAGAGGATATTAGCTCCCTTGAAGCTCCTTACGAGCTTGTAAGCAAAATGAGAGCATCAATACTGGTTCTGGGTCCTATGCTTGCAAGATTTGGTTATGCAAAGGTTGCACTCCCTGGAGGTTGCTCAATCGGGACAAGACCTGTTGATCTTCATCTGAAGGCTTTAAAACAGATGGGGGCTGATATAACTGTTGAACATGGTTTTATATACGCAAAAGCCCCATATGGTCTTAAAGGAGCACACATCAAATTTAGCAAAAAAACCGTTACAGGAACTGAAAACATAATGATGGCAGCTGCTTTGGCAGATGGTGAAACCGTTATAGAAAACGCTGCTATGGAGCCGGAGGTTGTTGATCTTGCAAATATGCTCAAAAAAATGGGAGCTAATATAAAAGGTGAGGGAACAGAAAGAATAATCATAAAAGGTGTTAAAAATCTCCACGGCGTAAATCATAAAATAATACCGGACAGAATAGAGGCAGGAACTTTTGCAGTTCTATCAGCCCTTTTTGGAGGAGATATTGTTATAGAGAACTACCCTGCCCATTATTTAGATTATGTTCACAAAATTTTTAACAAAATAGGAATAGATGTCGTTCCCATTTCAGAAAGTCAGGTTGCTGTCAGAAGATCACAAAAACTAAAACCTGTCCATATCCAGACAAAAGAGTATCCATATTTTCCAACAGATCTTCAGGCACAGTTTATGACTATGCTTTCTGTTATTGAAGGAAGATCAAGGATAACTGAAAATATTTTTGAAAACAGATTTATGCATGTTCCTGAGCTTAAAAGATTGGGGGCAGACATAACTGTGCGTGGAAGAGATGCTTTTATAAAAGGAGTAAAAAAGCTAACAGGTGCTCAGGTAAAGGCAACAGATCTGAGAGCAAGTGCAGCGATGGTAATAGCCGGTCTCATAGCCGAG